From a single Campylobacter concisus genomic region:
- the rpsM gene encoding 30S ribosomal protein S13 has protein sequence MARIAGVDLPNKKRIEYGLTYIYGIGLYKSRQILDAAGISYDKRVYELSEDEAAAIRKEIQEHHVVEGDLRKQVAMDIKALMDLGSYRGLRHRKGLPVRGQKTKTNARTRKGRRKTVGAATK, from the coding sequence ATGGCACGTATTGCAGGTGTAGATTTACCAAACAAAAAGAGAATAGAGTATGGTTTGACTTATATATATGGTATAGGTCTTTACAAATCTCGTCAAATTCTTGACGCAGCTGGAATTTCTTATGACAAGAGAGTCTATGAGCTTAGTGAAGATGAAGCAGCAGCTATCCGTAAAGAAATTCAAGAGCATCACGTCGTTGAGGGTGACTTGAGAAAACAAGTTGCTATGGATATCAAAGCTCTTATGGATCTTGGAAGTTATAGAGGTCTTCGCCATAGAAAGGGTCTTCCTGTTCGTGGTCAAAAGACTAAAACTAATGCTAGAACCAGAAAAGGCAGACGTAAAACTGTCGGTGCAGCTACTAAGTAA
- a CDS encoding DNA-directed RNA polymerase subunit alpha, translated as MRKITTSAYMPTEIEVKSISENVANITAYPFEAGYAVTLAHPLRRLLYTSTVGFAPIGVKIKGVSHEFDSMRGMLEDVAFFIINLKKIRFKLKSISEREVIEYSFKGPKEITGADLNNDLVEIVNPDAYLATINEDAELNFSVIIQKGIGYVPSEEIREEIEDDYIALDAFFTPVKKAVYDIQNVLVEDDPDYEKIVFTITTDGQVSPIEAFKNCLEAMYQQMSVFKGILDIDVSTPVASSSAGGEFSKLLSSVEDLNLSARSFNCLDKADIRFIGELALMDENELKELKNLGKKSLEEIKAVMEEIGYPVGADVLKDSKEQLRKKITELKAQMSVKE; from the coding sequence ATGAGAAAGATTACTACATCAGCTTATATGCCAACTGAAATTGAAGTTAAAAGTATTAGCGAAAATGTTGCTAATATTACAGCATATCCTTTTGAGGCGGGTTATGCTGTTACTTTGGCTCACCCATTGCGTCGTCTTCTTTACACAAGTACGGTAGGTTTTGCTCCTATTGGTGTAAAGATAAAAGGCGTTAGCCACGAATTTGACAGTATGCGTGGTATGCTAGAAGACGTAGCTTTTTTTATTATAAATTTGAAAAAAATCAGATTTAAATTAAAAAGCATTAGCGAGCGCGAAGTTATAGAGTATAGCTTTAAAGGGCCAAAAGAGATAACTGGGGCTGATCTAAATAATGATCTAGTTGAGATCGTTAACCCAGACGCATACCTTGCTACAATAAATGAAGATGCTGAGTTAAATTTTTCAGTTATCATTCAAAAAGGTATCGGATATGTTCCTAGTGAAGAGATTAGAGAAGAGATCGAAGACGACTATATCGCACTTGATGCTTTTTTTACACCTGTTAAAAAGGCAGTTTACGATATACAAAATGTCTTGGTTGAGGATGATCCAGACTATGAAAAGATTGTATTTACTATAACAACTGATGGTCAAGTTAGTCCGATAGAGGCTTTTAAAAATTGTTTAGAAGCCATGTATCAACAAATGTCAGTATTTAAAGGAATTTTAGATATTGATGTTAGTACTCCAGTTGCTAGCTCAAGTGCAGGTGGCGAGTTTTCAAAGCTACTTTCTAGCGTAGAAGATCTAAATTTAAGTGCTAGAAGTTTCAACTGCCTTGACAAAGCTGATATTAGATTTATCGGCGAGCTTGCATTAATGGACGAAAATGAGCTTAAAGAGCTTAAAAATTTAGGTAAAAAATCTCTTGAAGAGATTAAAGCGGTTATGGAAGAGATAGGCTATCCAGTTGGTGCCGATGTGTTAAAAGATAGCAAAGAGCAACTAAGAAAGAAAATAACCGAGCTTAAAGCACAAATGAGTGTAAAAGAATAA
- the rpsD gene encoding 30S ribosomal protein S4, whose translation MARYTGPVEKLERRLGVSLVLKGERRLAGKSAFEKRPYAPGQHGQRRAKISEYGLQLREKQKAKFMYGVSEKQFRRLFQEAARREGNTGALLVQLLEQRLDNVVYRMGFATTRRFARQLVTHGHILVNGKRVDIPSYRVEPGAKVEIVEKSKNNPQIVRAIDLTAQTGIVAWVDVEKEKKFGIFTRNPEREEVIIPVEERFIVELYSK comes from the coding sequence ATGGCTAGATATACAGGACCTGTTGAAAAATTAGAAAGACGTCTTGGTGTGTCTCTTGTGTTAAAGGGCGAAAGAAGACTTGCTGGTAAAAGTGCTTTTGAAAAAAGACCTTATGCACCAGGACAACATGGACAAAGAAGAGCAAAAATAAGCGAATATGGCTTACAACTTCGCGAGAAACAAAAAGCTAAATTTATGTACGGTGTTTCAGAGAAACAATTTAGAAGATTATTTCAAGAAGCAGCACGCCGCGAAGGTAATACCGGTGCTCTTTTGGTTCAACTATTAGAGCAAAGATTAGATAATGTTGTTTATAGAATGGGCTTTGCAACAACTCGTCGTTTTGCTCGCCAGCTAGTAACTCATGGACATATTTTAGTAAATGGTAAAAGAGTAGATATACCATCTTATAGAGTTGAGCCAGGTGCAAAAGTAGAGATTGTTGAAAAATCTAAGAACAATCCACAAATTGTTCGTGCAATAGATCTTACAGCACAAACCGGTATTGTTGCTTGGGTAGATGTTGAAAAAGAGAAAAAATTTGGAATTTTCACTAGAAATCCAGAAAGAGAAGAGGTTATCATTCCTGTTGAGGAAAGATTTATAGTAGAGCTTTATTCAAAATAA
- the rpmJ gene encoding 50S ribosomal protein L36, translating into MKVRPSVKKMCDKCKIVKRSGIIRVICENPKHKQRQG; encoded by the coding sequence ATGAAAGTTCGTCCTTCTGTAAAGAAGATGTGTGACAAATGTAAAATTGTCAAACGTAGTGGCATAATTCGTGTTATCTGCGAAAATCCAAAACATAAACAAAGACAAGGATAA
- the rplQ gene encoding 50S ribosomal protein L17 → MRHKHGYRKLGRTSSHRSALLKNLAIAIIKSEKIETTLPKAKELRSYVEKLITRARKGDSNAHRAVFASLQDKETTNKLVTEVAPKFKERNGGYTRIIKTRVRRGDAAEMAYIELVAE, encoded by the coding sequence ATGAGACATAAACACGGATATCGCAAACTTGGTAGAACGTCATCTCATAGATCTGCATTGCTTAAAAATTTGGCGATAGCTATTATCAAAAGCGAAAAGATAGAGACGACTTTACCAAAAGCAAAAGAGCTTAGAAGCTATGTTGAGAAGCTAATTACAAGAGCCAGAAAAGGTGACTCTAACGCTCACAGAGCAGTATTTGCTTCTTTACAAGATAAAGAAACAACAAATAAATTAGTTACTGAAGTAGCTCCAAAATTTAAAGAGCGCAATGGCGGCTATACAAGAATCATCAAGACTCGTGTTCGCAGAGGCGACGCAGCAGAGATGGCTTATATAGAGCTAGTAGCTGAATAA
- the map gene encoding type I methionyl aminopeptidase: MAITLKRPAEIEKMRAANKIVARTLDHVSTIIKPGISLLEIDKICEDMIRAAGAKPAFKGLYGFPNAACISVNEVVIHGIPNEYKLKEGDIVSVDIGSNLDGYFGDSARTFGVGKISKEDEALIACSKDALYFAIDFIRAGMHFKEISYELEKFILGRGYVPLRGYCGHGIGKRPHEEPEIPNYIEGNNPKAGPKIKEGMVFCIEPMICQKDGTPVLGSDNWKVTSKDGLRTSHYEHCMAIVNGKAKILSQA, translated from the coding sequence ATGGCTATCACGCTAAAAAGACCAGCTGAGATAGAGAAAATGAGAGCGGCGAATAAGATCGTCGCTCGAACACTTGATCATGTTTCTACGATCATAAAACCTGGAATTTCACTTCTTGAGATAGATAAAATTTGCGAAGATATGATAAGAGCTGCTGGAGCAAAACCTGCCTTTAAAGGGCTTTACGGCTTTCCAAATGCAGCTTGCATAAGCGTCAATGAAGTGGTGATCCACGGAATTCCAAACGAATACAAACTAAAAGAGGGCGATATCGTTAGTGTTGATATTGGCTCAAATTTAGATGGTTATTTTGGTGATTCGGCTAGGACTTTTGGAGTTGGTAAAATTTCAAAAGAAGACGAGGCTTTGATCGCTTGCTCAAAAGACGCGCTATATTTTGCAATTGATTTTATAAGAGCTGGTATGCATTTTAAAGAGATCAGCTATGAGCTTGAGAAATTTATACTAGGTCGAGGCTATGTGCCTTTGCGCGGATATTGCGGCCATGGCATAGGTAAAAGGCCACACGAAGAGCCAGAAATTCCAAATTATATTGAGGGAAACAACCCAAAAGCTGGCCCAAAGATAAAAGAGGGAATGGTTTTTTGTATAGAGCCGATGATATGCCAAAAAGACGGCACGCCAGTTTTGGGGAGCGATAACTGGAAAGTAACCTCAAAAGATGGTTTGAGAACTAGCCATTATGAGCATTGTATGGCGATAGTTAATGGCAAAGCTAAAATTTTAAGCCAAGCGTAA
- the infA gene encoding translation initiation factor IF-1, with protein sequence MAKDDVIEIDGNVVEALPNATFKVELDNKHIILCHIAGKMRMHYIKIMPGDRVKVELTPYSLDKGRITYRYK encoded by the coding sequence GTGGCAAAAGACGATGTCATTGAGATTGATGGAAATGTTGTTGAAGCACTGCCAAATGCAACTTTTAAAGTTGAGCTTGACAACAAACATATAATTTTATGTCATATCGCCGGAAAAATGAGAATGCATTATATAAAGATAATGCCTGGCGACCGCGTAAAAGTAGAACTTACGCCATATAGCCTAGACAAGGGCAGGATTACTTATAGATATAAGTAA
- the rpsK gene encoding 30S ribosomal protein S11, with protein MAKRKIVKKKVARKSIAKGIVYISATFNNTMVTVTDEMGNAIAWSSAGGLGFKGSKKSTPYAAQQAVEDALNKAKEHGIKEVGVKVQGPGSGRETAVKSVGTVEGIKVSFFKDITPLPHNGCRPPKRRRV; from the coding sequence ATGGCGAAAAGAAAAATTGTTAAGAAAAAAGTAGCTAGAAAAAGTATAGCCAAAGGTATCGTTTATATCAGTGCAACATTTAACAATACTATGGTAACTGTAACTGATGAAATGGGAAATGCTATTGCATGGAGTAGTGCAGGTGGCTTAGGCTTTAAAGGTAGTAAAAAATCAACTCCTTATGCAGCTCAACAGGCAGTTGAAGATGCTCTAAATAAAGCAAAAGAGCATGGTATAAAAGAAGTTGGTGTTAAGGTTCAAGGTCCAGGTAGCGGACGTGAAACGGCTGTTAAAAGTGTAGGAACTGTTGAAGGAATCAAAGTATCTTTCTTTAAAGACATTACACCTTTACCACACAATGGTTGTAGACCGCCAAAACGCCGCCGCGTATAA